In Ipomoea triloba cultivar NCNSP0323 chromosome 7, ASM357664v1, a single genomic region encodes these proteins:
- the LOC116025999 gene encoding protein SMALL AUXIN UP-REGULATED RNA 10-like, which translates to MAIKSSSRPNGNKKNGMMKFKRVVEKLQKSFLLRKRSPVNHLDDFEESKDVPNDVKEGHFAVRAVDDDNKVKRFIVPLSCLRNPCFLRLLEKAAEEYGFEHEGALMLPCRPSELEKILGKQYNGRADWSSPTYKSRALSLI; encoded by the coding sequence ATGGCAATTAAGTCGTCCAGCAGGCCAAATGGGAACAAAAAGAATGGTATGATGAAATTCAAGAGAGTAGTAGAAAAGCTGCAGAAGAGTTTTCTACTACGCAAGAGGTCACCGGTGAATCATTTGGATGATTTTGAGGAGTCCAAGGATGTTCCCAACGACGTTAAAGAAGGGCATTTCGCGGTGAGGGCGGTGGACGATGATAATAAGGTTAAGAGATTCATCGTTCCACTGAGTTGTTTGAGGAATCCTTGTTTTTTAAGGTTGCTGGAAAAAGCTGCAGAGGAGTATGGGTTTGAACATGAAGGTGCACTCATGCTTCCTTGCAGGCCAAGTGAGCTGGAGAAGATTCTTGGCAAGCAATATAATGGAAGAGCAGATTGGAGTTCTCCTACATACAAGTCAAGAGCTTTAAGTTtaatttaa